A stretch of Castanea sativa cultivar Marrone di Chiusa Pesio chromosome 2, ASM4071231v1 DNA encodes these proteins:
- the LOC142625434 gene encoding uncharacterized protein LOC142625434 codes for MAIEIGISQLEIFGDSKLIINQILEQYDVKKEDLVPYCKYAKKLLTNFEAITLEHIPRKENRQADALANLATTLALSQEETAKVAVSQRWVVPSGIEEEKEEKQANVISVCLVEKEDWRQTIIEYLQHGRLPDDVRHKTEVRRRAARFIYYKETLFRCSFDGLFLRCLGEEEAKQALEEAHSGICGAHQSGPLPKSSGGHLYILAATDYFSKWAEAVPLREVKKETVVNFI; via the exons atggccattgaaatcgGCATATCGCAACTTGAGATCTTTggggattccaaattaattatcaaccaaatctTGGAGCAGTATGATGTCAAGAAAGAGGACCTTGTCCCTTATTGCAAATATGCGAAGAAGTTGCTCACAAATTTTGAGGCAATTACATTGGAGCATATACCGAGGAAGGAGAATAGACAGGCTGATGCTTTAGCTAATTTAGCTACCACCTTAGCATTATCCCAAGAAGAGACCGCCAAAGTTGCTGTTTCCCAAAGGTGGGTGGTGCCTTCCgggattgaagaagaaaaagaagaaaagcaagccAACGTCATCTCTGTATGCCTTGTCGAAAAGGAAGATTGGCGACAAACAATCATTGAGTACCTTCAACATGGAAGACTCCCAGATGATGTACGCCACAAGACCGAAGTTCGGCGAAGGGCTGCTCGATtcatttactataaagaaactctCTTTCGCTgttcatttgatggtttgtttctccgttgcttaggagaggaagaggctaAGCAAGCCTTAGAAGAAGCTCATTCTGGAATATGCGGTGCACACCAATCAG gaccattaccaaaatcatctGGCGGCCATTTGTACATCTTGGCTGCAACTGATTACTTCTCGAAATGGGCAGAAGCTGTGCCTCTTAGGGAAGTAAAGAAAGAGACGGTGGTCAATTTTATCTGA